In the Brassica napus cultivar Da-Ae chromosome A7, Da-Ae, whole genome shotgun sequence genome, one interval contains:
- the LOC106354520 gene encoding J domain-containing protein required for chloroplast accumulation response 1-like, whose product MQTLPNSPPLLRHPAGDDDVDIDFRDVFGGPPKRRSKVIETTGRHSFSEIRRRDVIVDNSALILRDEKPVFGEDPSSIRRRFTADDFFDDIFRVNESSSSSSPQRKVKNEGETFGSSLPGSRILSPARPIPHKVESPPGTSFPAQFSLPAKLIKGTEMPTFGSAARSLSRNKEAASSSPLSRTSSSADMVNSTAKPDSDGYVAPKVVNGKVRQFHFSIYKWPNKGVPVAMWGTSRLSSMAKAEETTPSDLRPTSFEAEGQSSQKRPGVQKEEEMSEQAFSSNVSKAPDEANVKPQHSFLDVKDERQGEEIELEKEERKGKSKAKSMRSHAGDSRSKKKAQGSRSSVDSPMPDNTSSYASASSAPEVGKDGAKGKVMDFVKIFSQGASAGAGGEPLGQSSRWRAKEVPVTDTNKDDAKAKETAKVPDQQKTSTPVTPAMDQDQKPSQATQKKVADSSKPSGVTEQEEKQEPSTAHVTSEDIDEPFHVNFLVEDITQDENKMEETKNNAEEFQNIDAKIRKWSSGKSGNIRSLLSTLQYILWPGCGWKAVPLMDMIEGNAVRKSYQRALLILHPDKLQQKGASANQKYMAEKVFELLQEAWDHFNTLGPV is encoded by the exons ATGCAGACACTACCAAACTCACCGCCTCTCCTGCGTCATCCCGCCGGGGACGATGACGTGGACATAGACTTCAGGGATGTGTTTGGTGGTCCGCCTAAAAGACGGTCCAAAGTTATTGAAACCACCGGTAGACATAGCTTCAGTGAAATCAGGCGGCGTGACGTCATCGTCGACAACAGCGCGCTGATTCTCCGAGACGAGAAGCCTGTGTTCGGTGAAGACCCGTCATCCATCCGTCGTCGTTTCACTGCTGATGATTTCTTCGACGATATCTTCAGAGTGAatgaatcatcatcatcttcttcaccgCAGAGGAAGGTAAAGAACGAAGGAGAAACGTTCGGGTCATCACTTCCGGGTTCTCGGATCCTTAGCCCGGCTCGTCCTATCCCTCACAAAGTCGAGTCTCCTCCTGGGACTTCGTTTCCTGCACAGTTCAG TCTTCCTGCAAAACTAATCAAAGGGACAGAGATGCCTACGTTTGGTTCAGCTGCTCGGAGTTTAAGCAGGAACAAGGAAGCTGCTTCGAGCTCTCCTTTGTCAAGAACTTCAAGCAGTGCTGATATGGTGAACTCTACTGCTAAACCGGATTCAGATGGTTATGTTGCTCCAAAGGTTGTTAATGGGAAAGTGAGGCAGTTTCACTTCTCTATCTACAAGTGGCCTAATAAAGGAGTTCCTGTTGCCATGTGGGGCACTTCTAGGTTGAGCTCTATGGCTAAAGCTGAAGAGACGACACCTAGTGATTTGCGTCCTACTTCGTTTGAAGCAGAAGGACAAAGCTCACAAAAGCGTCCTGGTGTTCagaaagaagaggagatgtCTGAACAAGCCTTCTCTAGCAATGTGTCGAAAGCTCCTGATGAGGCTAATGTGAAACCTCAACATTCATTTTTAGATGTTAAGGACGAGAGACAAG GTGAGGAAATAGAGTTAGagaaggaagaaagaaaaggtAAAAGCAAAGCGAAGAGCATGAGAAGCCATGCAGGAGATTCAAGAAGCAAAAAGAAAGCACAAGGCAGTAGAAGTTCTGTTGATAGCCCCATGCCTGATAATACATCCAGCTACGCAAGTGCATCCTCAGCACCAGAGGTTGGCAAAGATGGAGCCAAAGGGAAAGTGATGGACTTTGTTAAGATTTTCAGTCAAGGAGCTTCAGCTGGAGCAGGTGGAGAACCTCTTGGGCAAAGCTCTAGATGGAGAGCTAAAGAAGTTCCCGTGACTGATACCAATAAAGACGATGCTAAGGCCAAAGAAACTGCAAAGGTTCCTGATCAACAAAAGACATCAACTCCAGTTACACCCGCCATG GATCAGGATCAGAAACCTTCACAGGCAACTCAGAAAAAGGTAGCAGATAGTAGTAAGCCTAGTGGTGTTACTGAACAAGAGGAGAAACAGGAACCTAGCACAG CACATGTTACCTCAGAGGATATAGACGAGCCCTTCCATGTAAATTTCCTG GTGGAGGATATAACACAAGATGAGAACAAAatggaagaaacaaaaaataatgctGAAGAATTCCAG AACATCGATGCTAAAATACGCAAGTGGTCAAGTGGAAAGAGTGGAAACATTAGGTCTCTCCTGTCTACACTGCAATAT ATTCTATGGCCCGGGTGTGGATGGAAGGCGGTTCCTCTCATGGATATGATCGAAGGAAACGCAGTTCGAAAATCATACCAGAGAGCATTACTAATCCTTCATCCAGATAAGTTGCAACAGAAGGGTGCTTCTGCAAACCAGAAATACATGGCTGAGAAAGTTTTCGAGTTGTTACAG GAAGCATGGGACCATTTCAACACTCTCGGACCGGTTTAA